One window of the Chanodichthys erythropterus isolate Z2021 chromosome 2, ASM2448905v1, whole genome shotgun sequence genome contains the following:
- the tbrg4 gene encoding FAST kinase domain-containing protein 4: protein MTTRLLCRWARWFPRCSQAAVASARLQTSTVHHTEPLCLMSVSWIRPSARHLCQGNELARMEETPFPYECTELVKLVEKASTPQEVLQLWAEQGGSASDAARCLVQLNLRIIEKGGEGILQDPRFENMLETVNSQVSLVWNGSLVALLRTLTMLGLPPDAPVLHSIQNEVLWRIRRLSYRQLAYLVDWVAFQRKRGYENEVLTKTVLKQLELRWTELNDSRTITILMGRALLFSPSLMDKLEDKALELAETFSADDIRRVALALASHNRRAVSLLRALSYHLNQKASFELKTPLLLDIAYTYGKLNFHQTQVLQRIAAELLPRLSELSSFDVTRCAKSLAFLKWLNLPLFEGFAQHYVNYSESYSTLQVCNLLMSFAKLNFQLGRGEEFYQKVHKALEGSFQNLEPFLKTDVVWSLCVLNQANPYYISSVTKHDFQKKLSGAIVDRTENYRLKLLHISAFAQLEPLGITIKSPAVVLPAPQGKVETNTHLQSSLHAALQSLTNSRTQALRTAVKTVYGWTIDGELVVDSENKPIDLENLKATHLPGGGGPDALPAGARRIAFVSWDFPNFCLRSKDLLGRFAMQKRHLQLAGFIVVEVPYFEWLELKSDWKKVAYLKDKLGKAVAEDMAK, encoded by the exons ATGACCACCAGGCTGCTGTGCAGATGGGCGCGATGGTTTCCTCGTTGCTCTCAGGCTGCTGTGGCCTCAGCCCGACTACAGACTTCCACAGTTCACCATACAGAGCCGTTGTGCCTGATGTCTGTGTCTTGGATCCGACCTTCTGCTAGGCACCTCTGTCAAGGCAATGAACTGGCCAGGATGGAGGAGACACCATTTCCATACGAATGTACAGAACTAGTCAAACTTGTTGAAAAGGCATCCACTCCACAGGAAGTGCTTCAGTTGTGGGCAGAGCAAGGCGGATCTGCCAGCGATGCTGCTAGGTGTCTGGTCCAGCTGAACCTGCGGATCATCGAGAAGGGCGGCGAAGGAATTCTGCAGGATCCGCGCTTTGAGAACATGCTGGAGACCGTAAACTCTCAG GTGTCCTTAGTGTGGAATGGATCTCTGGTGGCTCTTCTGCGCACACTCACTATGCTGGGTCTCCCTCCTGATGCACCTGTACTCCACTCCATCCAGAATGAAGTGCTTTGGAGGATCCGGCGCCTCAGCTACCGTCAGCTGGCCTACCTGGTGGACTGGGTAGCCTTTCAGCGCAAAAGAGG GTATGAAAATGAAGTACTCACCAAAACAGTGCTGAAACAACTGGAGCTGCGCTGGACAGAGCTAAATGACAGTCGTACCATCACCATTCTCATGGGCCGTGCTTTGCTTTTCTCCCCCTCTCTTATGGACAAACTGGAGGACAAA GCTCTGGAGTTGGCAGAGACTTTTAGCGCAGACGATATCCGGAGGGTGGCATTAGCACTGGCCTCTCATAACAGGAGGGCCGTTTCTTTGTTACGGGCTCTCTCATACCACCTGAACCAAAAAGCCTCCTTTGAACTGAAAACACCATTGCTGCTTGACATCGCGTACACTTATG GTAAGCTGAATTTTCACCAGACACAGGTGCTTCAGAGAATAGCGGCAGAGCTATTGCCTAGGTTATCAGAACTGAGTTCCTTCGACGTCACTCGCTGTGCCAAGTCTTTAGCCTTTCTCAAGTGGCTCAACCTGCCTCTGTTTGAAGGCTTTGCTCAG CACTACGTGAATTATAGTGAAAGCTACAGCACTCTGCAGGTCTGTAATCTCCTCATGTCTTTTGCCAAACTCAACTTCCAACTTGGCAGAGGAGAGGAGTTTTACCAAAAG GTACACAAAGCTCTGGAAGGTTCCTTTCAGAATTTAGAGCCCTTCCTGAAAACAGATGTGGTCTGGTCGCTGTGTGTGCTGAACCAGGCCAATCCTTACTACATCTCCTCTGTTACAAAGCATGACTTTCAGAAGAAACTTTCAG GTGCCATTGTGGATCGGACTGAGAACTATCGGCTGAAATTACTGCATATCTCTGCCTTTGCTCAGCTGGAGCCTTTAGGAATCACTATAAAATCCCCTGCTGTGGTGCTTCCAGCTCCCCAGGGGAAAGTGGAGACCAACACCCATCTGCAGAGCAGCCTACACGCAGCCCTCCAGAGCCTGACCAACAGCCGGACACAGGCCCTCCGCACTGCTGTCAAAACTGTTTACGGCTGGACAATAG ATGGAGAACTTGTGGTAGATTCAGAAAATAAGCCTATTGATTTGGAGAACTTGAAAGCCACTCATTTACCTGGAGGCGGTGGACCTGATGCCTTACCTGCAGGGGCACGACG AATAGCATTTGTGTCTTGGGACTTTCCTAACTTCTGTCTCAGGAGCAAGGATCTTCTGGGTCGCTTTGCTATGCAGAAACGCCACCTACAGCTGGCTGGGTTTATAGTGGTGGAG GTGCCGTACTTTGAATGGCTGGAGCTGAAGTCTGATTGGAAAAAAGTGGCTTACTTGAAAGACAAATTAGGGAAGGCAGTGGCTGAAGACATGGCTAAGTGA